The nucleotide sequence GTGTCCGCCGGTACGGACTCGACGCCAGTTACCGGGAAGTGCTGCTGGTCGAGTTTCATCACCAGCGGCGTATCTCGACCGCCCGTATCCGGGTCGTAGAGTTGTCGTCGAACCGATTCATACTGATCTCTGGCTATCGCTGGGGTCTCTCCATCACGCGGTTCGACGTACAACCGGCCGAGGTAGTAGGCTCCCGAGAACGGTTCGAACATGCTATACAATAACATACACCACACCATCGGATATAAATCTTCGGCAAACCGGTCCGAACGAACCGATAGGTGGCGGTTGGTAGTGAAAATTCCGAGCATCAAACGGATGCAGACCATAGGATGAACGCTATTGGACGATATGAGCCGCTCCTTTCGATCGCTGAACGGTGCAAACAAATATCCGGGTTTATACGTGGACAGACACAAGCAGGTGATATGAGATATCGGGTTCCCATTGCCGTGTTGTTGCTTGCGATCGGCGTTGCAGTGGGGCCATCGCTTGCGTCCGCCGTCGTCGCTTCCGCAACTGACGGGCCGGTCACCATCGCGGGAGACCCGGTCACCAACACGACGACAAACGAGAGTGTATCCTCCACTAACGAGACAGCTCCGACACTCGGGAGCAAAATGAGTGCGTTCATGCAATCAAGTACCGTCTCAGCCGATGCATCTGTCGAAAGCGGTATGTGGAAGGCGGGGGTGGCACGAGCGAACGCATCGACAGCTCGCGATGCAGTCGAACGACGTA is from Halorhabdus sp. BNX81 and encodes:
- a CDS encoding DUF5802 family protein; translation: MFEPFSGAYYLGRLYVEPRDGETPAIARDQYESVRRQLYDPDTGGRDTPLVMKLDQQHFPVTGVESVPADTLAVPPEILSESQVEHPPSLREVLLATADRADQLLSLTSSVDPPDRFTGAPSGLRSDGGQPTGI